A section of the Metabacillus endolithicus genome encodes:
- a CDS encoding Fur-regulated basic protein FbpA: MSKMLQTALEEQRNYYSQKLLAIGVYNGQVMNKMTLTELKNEYNYFYHNVPNVKKKGNSAG; the protein is encoded by the coding sequence ATGAGCAAAATGTTACAAACTGCACTTGAGGAACAAAGAAATTATTACTCTCAAAAACTACTTGCAATTGGTGTTTATAATGGTCAGGTTATGAATAAGATGACGCTAACCGAACTTAAAAATGAATATAATTATTTCTATCATAATGTTCCGAATGTAAAGAAAAAAGGGAATTCTGCGGGATGA
- a CDS encoding nucleotidyltransferase domain-containing protein, protein MNKKILETLEKIEKEQNINILYACESGSRAWNMNTSFSDYDVRFIYKREMKWYLQLIEGKNTLEYSTKDNEEYVGWDIKKALQLLLKSNPTLLEWIHSPIIYHSHPSFRKEIRKLSKLSFSPVSVLHHYLSMAKRNHHSLFETNKSKTKLYLNVIKPIACCMWIVNHREFPEIGEKWIFEECSNDHVVLTEIERLIHCKKNDQHDFRSEILDLYIHSSIENLDSVKKEFQALKTILHDPFNEFFIKSIQE, encoded by the coding sequence ATGAATAAAAAAATACTAGAAACATTAGAGAAAATAGAAAAAGAGCAAAATATTAACATTCTATATGCCTGCGAATCTGGAAGCAGAGCATGGAATATGAACACATCTTTTAGTGATTATGATGTTCGATTTATTTATAAACGAGAAATGAAATGGTACTTACAGCTTATAGAAGGAAAGAATACCTTAGAGTATTCTACAAAAGATAACGAGGAATATGTTGGGTGGGATATAAAAAAAGCTCTGCAACTACTTTTGAAATCTAATCCAACATTACTAGAGTGGATTCATTCTCCTATCATCTATCATAGTCACCCTTCTTTTAGAAAAGAAATAAGAAAACTATCAAAACTTTCTTTTTCCCCAGTTTCCGTCCTGCATCACTATTTAAGCATGGCAAAACGAAATCATCATTCTTTATTTGAAACGAATAAATCAAAAACAAAACTGTATTTAAATGTAATAAAACCCATTGCATGCTGTATGTGGATTGTTAATCATCGTGAGTTTCCAGAAATAGGGGAGAAATGGATCTTTGAGGAATGTTCAAATGATCATGTTGTATTAACTGAAATTGAGAGATTAATTCACTGTAAAAAAAATGATCAACATGATTTCCGTTCAGAAATTCTTGATCTCTATATCCACTCCTCCATAGAGAATCTTGATTCAGTAAAAAAAGAATTCCAAGCACTTAAGACCATATTACACGACCCATTTAATGAATTTTTTATTAAATCCATACAAGAATAA
- a CDS encoding MarR family winged helix-turn-helix transcriptional regulator — protein MRSFTEEELQNALDLFRVFARAFKSISEHSIRDSKEHGFNPTEFAVLELLFTKGPQKLQQIGSRLLLVSGNVTYVIDKLEKNEFIYREQDPKDKRSIYAKLTDKGQNYLEEIYPIHAIRIARAFSGLSDEEQEQLKALLKKAGVHSQHLLFR, from the coding sequence ATGAGATCATTTACTGAAGAAGAATTACAGAATGCATTAGATTTATTTCGTGTATTTGCAAGAGCTTTTAAAAGTATTTCCGAGCATTCTATCCGAGATAGTAAAGAGCACGGGTTTAATCCAACAGAATTTGCTGTTTTGGAATTATTGTTTACAAAGGGGCCGCAAAAATTACAGCAAATTGGTTCAAGATTGTTACTTGTTAGTGGAAATGTTACGTATGTAATAGATAAGCTTGAAAAAAACGAGTTTATCTATCGAGAACAGGATCCTAAGGATAAGCGTTCTATTTACGCTAAACTAACTGACAAAGGGCAAAACTATCTAGAAGAAATCTATCCTATACATGCTATACGGATTGCGCGTGCATTTTCAGGTCTTTCGGATGAAGAGCAGGAACAATTGAAAGCGTTATTAAAAAAAGCTGGAGTTCATAGTCAACACTTGCTATTTAGATAG
- a CDS encoding efflux RND transporter permease subunit — translation MKISSFSIRRPVFTIVTMILVLILGAVSVINIPLKLIPEINPPIGVVVTNYQGAGPNEVVEKVSKPLEEALSTVQGVDTITSTSQENASLVIMQFSWTTHIDDVQDEIRTKMEDAPLPDDAGDPRFLKFDPSQFPIIQLSLTSSENADQLQELAQQLEQELTKTEGVASVNLSGVTTDEVSVVINQEKLEEYAVSQSEIVDVIRANSVTTPGDPVVTEGKQLTTRVISSIDSVDVLKGLVVKKNPANGDNITINDVAAVAITPQKSNTITRANQEASLLVSVLQQSDANTAAVSDAFQEKLDEMLSEEEYESIEADIIFDQGDYVDQAIGNMVNTLLIGGLLAMLILFIFLKSVKSPLIIGIAIPYSVIVTFVLMYFSKFTLNIMTLGGLALGIGMLVDNAIVVIENIYRHLSMGKNPKEAAYQGAKEMGPAIIASTLTTVAVFLPVVFITGIIGDLFTEFALTIAFSLFASLFVALTIVPMLASQLLKKPRENIEKVRRESSFMHSLDGTIRWALRNRALVLILTLMVFAGSLYGFTRVGAVFLPNTDEGFFTIDVELENGTALSATSEVVDSIENELEEEENVELFVSLIGSTQEESFRGSGSTNIAEIYVKLKELQNRDVSTFDFIDDVKKSIEQAAKQVNNTAELSFNTQSSTGSTPNTLSFHVKDTNETRLKESIAKIDEALLDIEEVAELSNDLTETVEEIQIKVNREEALENGLTPAQIGMVVNDVTRGTDAIQMTNQENNEIYTVNVRYEDSVRENIDALKQLLIKKPDNSFVNLGDVTTIEVGEGPVSIQRIDKQLAVQYSLRYENTTNLGDISKVVDEEIEELDLPEETEIEFGGDRELLESSMDDMILAFVLAIVFIYIVMAAQFESFKYPFVIMFTVPLMLIGVAIALVASNSPISLTVVIGLIVLAGIVVNNAIVIVDYINQKKAEGFKTYDALVESVKVRIRPILMTALTTILGLVPLALGLGEGTEINRPMGITVIGGLISSTFLTLFIIPIVYSLFDRETRRMNKKYVTPDGQLIPAYLLEDKLIHEDRQEEIESSQDNKEQLPAPPNPSKFEKEDMVNMLEQIIDIVKDKK, via the coding sequence ATGAAAATAAGTTCTTTTTCAATAAGAAGACCTGTGTTCACTATCGTGACAATGATCCTTGTTTTAATACTTGGTGCTGTTTCTGTTATAAATATTCCATTAAAGTTGATACCTGAAATCAATCCTCCAATTGGTGTAGTCGTGACCAATTATCAAGGTGCTGGTCCTAATGAGGTGGTTGAAAAGGTATCAAAACCATTAGAAGAAGCACTTTCAACAGTTCAAGGAGTGGACACAATCACTTCCACCTCACAGGAGAATGCAAGTTTAGTTATTATGCAATTTTCTTGGACAACACATATTGATGATGTTCAGGATGAAATTAGGACGAAAATGGAGGACGCACCACTTCCTGATGATGCTGGTGATCCACGTTTCTTAAAGTTCGATCCATCACAGTTTCCAATTATTCAACTTTCGTTAACATCAAGTGAAAACGCTGATCAGCTACAAGAGCTTGCACAACAATTAGAGCAGGAATTAACCAAAACAGAAGGTGTAGCAAGTGTAAACCTCTCAGGTGTAACTACAGATGAGGTTAGTGTTGTCATTAATCAAGAAAAGTTAGAAGAATATGCAGTTAGTCAATCAGAAATTGTGGATGTTATTAGAGCTAACTCAGTAACAACACCTGGCGATCCCGTTGTCACAGAAGGCAAACAGCTAACAACCAGGGTTATTAGCAGTATTGATTCTGTTGATGTATTAAAAGGTCTTGTTGTAAAAAAGAACCCAGCAAATGGAGATAATATAACAATAAATGATGTGGCAGCTGTTGCTATTACACCACAAAAATCAAATACCATTACCCGTGCAAATCAAGAAGCTTCTTTATTAGTAAGTGTACTGCAACAATCGGATGCCAATACTGCTGCTGTTTCAGATGCCTTTCAAGAAAAACTAGATGAAATGCTATCAGAGGAAGAGTATGAATCTATTGAAGCGGATATTATTTTTGACCAAGGAGATTATGTTGATCAGGCTATCGGTAACATGGTCAATACTCTACTAATCGGTGGACTTCTTGCCATGCTGATTTTATTTATTTTCCTTAAAAGTGTAAAAAGTCCTTTAATCATTGGGATAGCCATTCCATATTCCGTTATTGTGACCTTTGTGTTAATGTATTTTTCAAAATTCACCCTAAATATCATGACCTTAGGTGGTTTAGCACTAGGAATTGGTATGCTTGTTGATAATGCCATTGTTGTAATAGAAAATATCTATCGACACTTATCAATGGGGAAGAACCCAAAAGAAGCAGCTTATCAAGGGGCAAAAGAGATGGGACCTGCCATCATTGCATCTACGCTAACAACGGTTGCTGTGTTTTTACCTGTTGTCTTTATAACGGGAATCATTGGAGATCTTTTTACAGAATTTGCGTTAACCATTGCCTTTAGCTTATTTGCTTCATTATTTGTTGCGTTAACAATTGTTCCAATGCTCGCCAGTCAATTATTAAAAAAGCCGCGTGAAAACATAGAGAAGGTTCGTAGAGAGTCTTCATTTATGCACTCATTAGATGGAACAATAAGATGGGCACTCCGAAATCGTGCACTAGTTTTGATTTTAACGTTAATGGTTTTTGCTGGAAGTTTATATGGATTCACAAGGGTAGGAGCTGTCTTTCTTCCAAATACTGATGAAGGTTTTTTTACAATTGATGTTGAACTCGAAAACGGTACTGCTTTATCGGCAACAAGTGAAGTTGTTGACTCGATAGAAAATGAGCTAGAAGAAGAGGAAAATGTTGAATTATTTGTAAGTTTAATTGGTTCTACACAGGAAGAATCCTTTAGAGGATCTGGAAGTACTAACATAGCCGAAATCTATGTGAAATTAAAAGAATTACAAAATAGGGATGTATCTACATTTGATTTTATTGATGATGTAAAGAAGTCAATTGAGCAGGCGGCGAAGCAGGTAAATAATACAGCTGAGCTTTCTTTTAACACCCAATCATCAACAGGTTCAACACCTAATACTTTGAGTTTTCATGTTAAAGATACAAATGAGACTCGTTTAAAAGAATCTATTGCTAAAATAGATGAAGCGTTACTCGATATTGAAGAAGTAGCTGAGTTAAGCAATGATCTAACTGAAACTGTTGAAGAAATACAGATTAAGGTGAATCGTGAAGAAGCGCTTGAAAATGGATTAACTCCTGCTCAGATTGGTATGGTTGTGAATGATGTAACAAGAGGAACAGACGCCATTCAAATGACGAATCAAGAAAACAACGAGATTTATACAGTGAATGTGCGATATGAAGATTCTGTTCGTGAAAATATTGATGCATTAAAACAATTGCTTATTAAAAAGCCAGATAATAGCTTTGTAAATTTAGGTGATGTGACAACCATTGAAGTTGGAGAAGGCCCGGTTTCTATTCAAAGAATCGATAAACAACTAGCTGTACAATATTCATTACGGTACGAGAATACGACAAATTTAGGTGATATTTCTAAAGTTGTTGATGAAGAAATAGAAGAGCTTGATCTGCCGGAAGAAACGGAAATTGAATTTGGCGGTGATCGAGAACTTCTAGAATCTTCAATGGACGATATGATATTGGCTTTTGTTCTTGCGATCGTTTTTATCTACATTGTCATGGCGGCACAATTTGAATCTTTCAAATATCCATTTGTTATTATGTTTACCGTCCCATTAATGTTGATTGGAGTTGCAATTGCGTTAGTGGCTTCAAACTCTCCAATTAGTTTAACAGTTGTTATTGGTCTTATTGTATTAGCTGGTATTGTGGTTAACAATGCAATTGTCATTGTTGATTACATTAATCAGAAAAAAGCAGAAGGATTTAAAACTTATGATGCACTTGTGGAATCTGTAAAAGTAAGAATACGCCCTATTTTAATGACTGCACTCACGACCATTCTTGGACTTGTCCCACTAGCTCTTGGTCTAGGTGAAGGAACCGAAATTAACAGACCGATGGGAATAACAGTAATAGGTGGACTTATCTCAAGTACTTTCCTAACATTGTTTAT